CCATGGGTATCTCTCCGATCATCTTTCGATGATCTTATTATACCAAAATATAAAAATATTAAGTGGATTTTTGAATCGATATACTAGAGCGCGTAGGCGTGTTGGTGGTCGCCCAAAAACGGATCATCGAAAGGTTGAACAGGCGTTAAAGTTATACGATAGTAATGCGCATAGTATCGCAGAAATAACGGAAATGACAGGCGTTACAAAGGCGACTTTGTATCGGGCGTTGAAATCGCGTAAAGCGTAATTATCGATTTTTAAATATCTTGTAAATTTTACGAATTACCCAATATACACCATCATAAATAGCAAACGAGATTTTACGAATCGTTTCAAAAATTATATTACCAATGATATACATAACAATTTCAAAAATTGTTTCAATAATCCAATCAAGCAACATGTTTTCACCACTACTTAATTTTTTATTACATTTGTATTTTGATAGTGTATGCCTGATTGTTCAATCTGAAAATATTGGTCATACGGTTACCTAACGATTCAGAATAACCATTATTAAATTGTAAAAAACTACAACGGATAGCAAGGATGAAAATTGGAGTTAATTCAATTTTTCAATAAGATATATTTTTCAATTTGAATTCAAAGAAAATTCTATTGCAATGAAATTATAGATCAACATTTCTATCTATATCTCACCAGGAAACTTTACTGCCAACACAACAATATCATTTTCCATTTGTTCATAATAAGCCCTGAATCCATGCACAACTACACGAGATACTCCCTCATATTCCCCAAATTCTTCAGTGTAAGTTTTCGTTAGAACCGGGTTTAAAAGCAACTCTTCTATTTCTATTATTAATTGCACAATAAAATCAAGCGTTTCCTCAGGTGTAAAATGTCTGCCATGAAAGGAAAGAAGCTTTTCTCTGACGGGCACTGGCCAAACCACTCTATTTGTTTTCACTAGGCAAAATCCTTTGGTGAAAGAGATTTGATGAAGTCAGTCGTTGTCATAGCGTTTCCTTTTTTGTACGATTCCCGGCTGTCCTGAATCATTTGCTTAAGTTTTTTGTCCGATTCTACATCCACAGCGATAGATTGAAAATCTTCTTCTTGAAGAACAATGGTGAACTTTCCTTTGCCCGGAATCAGTATTTGACAAACAGAATTATCCCTGTTCATTTTTTCGATTTTATCCATTAATTCTTCCGGAGATTGAATCTGCTCCATTCGTATTCACCACCCAATTACGCCGCGATTTCGTAATTATAATTATACCACAAGTTATACCGACAAAAGACATTGATCATCTTTTGGAATCACCCGCCGGCTTATGTTATGCCACTATGGAAAAGCCGAATCCGATCCATGTTGAAGTTTATCATTTTATACTCACAACAAACTTATACTTTCACCGGCGTACGCATAACCAACCTTGGTTTTTGCCAGCGTAAGGATTTTGAGTTAATCAGACTTGGAATGTTATCGCCTGCTCGCTGTACCCCATCGCATGGTATCCTTTCAACCTCTTCTTGTACATACGCATAAACGTGGGAACCTGAATATCCACATAATCGTAAACTTGAACCTCGTGTTTTCCCTCGTAAAGTCGATGAAGTCTGCCTGCGTATTGTTGCAACGTTCCCTTCCAGGAAATCGGCATCACCAAAAACAGCGTATCAAGGCGGGCATCATCGAACCCTTCCCCAATAAATCGGCCGGTGGCAAGCAGAACTCGTTCTTGATCGCCAGGAATAGAACGAATCTGTTCCTGTATCGCCTTCCACTGCTTTTTTCCCATTCC
Above is a window of Fodinisporobacter ferrooxydans DNA encoding:
- a CDS encoding helix-turn-helix domain-containing protein, which produces MILLYQNIKILSGFLNRYTRARRRVGGRPKTDHRKVEQALKLYDSNAHSIAEITEMTGVTKATLYRALKSRKA